From the Malaclemys terrapin pileata isolate rMalTer1 chromosome 11, rMalTer1.hap1, whole genome shotgun sequence genome, the window TTCATGGAGTTGTGTTGCATTATGAAAAAAACTTGCATGGCAATAatgttcttttgtactcatcaCTATTTATGAAAAAAGTATGTTTTTCTAGAATACCTCAGTGATTAATGGAAGTCATATTTCATTTGTGAAGTTTTGCTAGCTCATCGATGTTTCACTTAATATGcaataaaaatgcaaaagaaaccaGATTTATCTGCATGAGTTTTCTACAATGTTGTCCATTCCGTATATTGACAAAAAACCTTAAACATTATAGActgtaaatgtatttttattatgtaGCAACAATCAAAATATATATGtactactgatttttccccaaatATTAAATGAAAACTTAATACAATTTGCCCACTCTGTGTTCTTGAACTGCTTTGGAATCTGCAAAGACCCTGACAAAAAGAAACAGAAGTAATTGCACAACAGAGACTGAAAGGTGTTATAGTGCTGCTCTTAGACTGCAAATGATGCCAGATGTCTTCCATTTAACCAAATATACTTTCTGCAGTCTCTGGTTTCCGAGTGTTAGAAACAATAGAAGAATATACACAGAAAGCACCACAGTAACAGTAAATTCATTATTTAAATACAACTGTATCCAACATTGCTGCTAAACACTGGACAATATTCGAGGTCATCAACACATCCACATGTTCTTCTAAATGACGTTTGGGGtcctgaaaaataaatattaaagtaGGCTATTAGAGGAATCACTAAAAAATGAACACTTCAGAGATGACGGATTTCAACTATTTGAGAACACAGTGAATTAATGGACACTGACAGCCTATTAAATCCCTCAAGTTTTCCTGCCTTCAAGATACTGCATGTAACTTTGATTCTAAATTTCTAAAACCCTGTAGCTCTTCATATTATTCAAAGATGTTATATGTAGGTAAATAAGCAAATCAGTCTCTTCAAATTCTGGATGGATAGAGGGACAGCAAATATTTTTATGCAATTCcacacatggggtgaaatcctggctctaatgAAGTCCATGACAAAACACCTTCTTGACTTCAACGGGGCCAGGCTTTCACTCACAGTATCTTAACTGCCTCCGACTTCAGAAGCTAGGTCAATAAAAACTATACTGTAGACAAACACTACTTTAGAACTAACCGCAAACCCTATacattggagagagagagagagcgcgagtgTGAGCGTGTGCGCGCGTGTTCTGGTGGCATGCagcagggttcagggcagggcataTAAACCCTGGTAgaaatgggggtgaggggagtggtGCCATCatgtacccccccacacacacacacacacacgttaccTTTGACTATTATTCTGTAAACAGAATATGCTAGGTATGCAATTTTAGTCATGACTCTAACCTTCTTGTTTTTGTAAGGTTAAGACAAAccttcaaatttatttttgtggTTATCCTCATTTCccgtattaaaaagaaaaacctcaGGAAAGTCTGTAAAAGTTAAGATAGTGTAGGACAACTTCTTTTGAAGCTATTTTAGCCTATTATTTAAATAGACATTTCTATCACTCAAATACCCATTTCTGAAACCATTTCTGAGGAGGTGAGATTCAcactatttaaaatgaaaaaaagggtGTGTTCTCTCAGACATCAACAAGGCCAGGATTCCACCTTAGCAATACAAACATGGTGCTCTGTATTTTCAAAGCTGTATATAATCTTGGGTCCCCAATCCTGAAAagatttatgcatatgcttaattttacactTGAGAGTAGTCTCAGTGGCTTCAAGAATATTACACAGTGTTTACCTCTTGCTGAGTTCCCAGGCTTCAAGGGAACTACTTAGTGCAGGGGTCCTTAAACTGGGGTCAagacccctccaccccaaaccccgcgttgcatccagcatttataattatgttaaatatataaaaaagtgttttaatttataaggggtgggggtcacactcagaggcttgctatgtgaaaggggtcaccagtaaaaaagttgaGCGCCATTGGACTTAACTTTATACACTAAGCATGTTCTCAAGTCTCCGCAGAATTGGAGCCTAagtctgtacagtgctttgaaaatattaagtaccatataagtgctaagtattattaaattACCTACATAAAATGGATCCATGTCATGTATTCACACAAGTTTATTctcagtagtaaagttaagcacatacataaaaaactttgcaggattggggtctaacTAAATTATCTACCATAAAGTAGCATATTTCCTCAATCTATTATGTCATTTGTTTGTACAGAGCCCATTATACAGATATTACAATagtggagacaaaaaaaaaaaaagcatgtgtaCACAATAAAGgatctatttaaaatatttattgagcCTATTCCACATACAAAATAGTTCTGATTGCCACAGAACTAAGTCTAAGCTGctcttttttaatccatttacaaAGTCCTGTAGTTCTTTAAGATTTCTCCATTCAAACTAATGACCTTTCCAAATAGAGGACAAATATTCACATCAGCAGCTGTGTGTCTACAGAACCTGGTGTATAAatgacagagggggaaaaaaaactgaaaagaaaattatttcatttaatgATTTTACAAGTTACCTTTGACagtttcttttagaaaaaaaagtttgatgtgTGAGGAAAACAAATCTGACTTTTTTACTCTGTATTAACTTAAAAAATTCTGCACCTGCTTTTAAAGAATTGTTTAGATTGTAGATTACACCTGGGCTCAGGCTCACAAGAAGGGATATTTACAACTGTTCTAGATCTTTGAAAAAGATGGCTCTTcctatacatttatttttgattttttcctGCTACAGATCTGAATGCTACAAAAGCGTATGATTGGAAGAAAATTACAGATAAGTTATAACATCAGTTTGTTGGAAGTTGACACAAAAATATTCCATAATCCTCTGAAATACAGTTCATGTTCTACTACAGCCCGCCATACAAATAAATCCTGCCTCTCCTTTAAGGGAATAGTGTGGAGGTGTTTTTAAAACTATCCATTGTTCCTATTGCCCCCCGAGTCCTACTGAACTCTGAGAACAATGTTTTCTTAACAATTTTATCCTTTTTCCATTTCAACAGATTTCTCTCTTTGGCTTTTAGGCTAAAATAAAACATATCATTAATTTAATATCTGTCAAGTCCTCTGTCAGGAGAGTACATCCTGCCATGACAGAACGATGGACTTAATTTAATAGCCTCCCCTCCGTCCCCCCAAATCTCAATTATGGTCCTAAACTGTTTTGCTTATGAAGCACAAGGTAACACGAAGGTGTTTGGTGTACTTATGTGTGTATTGGCATCAAGCATCAATGTATCTGAATAGTGGGTGAACTTACTCCCTTTCTACTGGCTCTTCAGCAACAGTGTAATGCACCAGACTGACTGACttgcctctttaaaaaaatagtatgtcTTCTCCAGAATGCAATAGCGtatttagttttttgtttgtttttttctttttaaaaagaagaaagatgCAGAAATTACAGGATATTCCCTACTGGATTATAATTATTTATCCAGAATATACTTTTAAACTTCATTATAAGAAATGTTGTGGTAGACCCTTGCAATCAAAGGACAATTTTGTAACCACTTTGCAGATTACCTACAGTCAGAGGCCTAAATAATATTGTCCATCAGGTGTAAATTCAAGACCTCTAGGGAATTCAAGACAGCCAGACTATAGAACAGAAATCACTTGCAATTCATGTgactaaaataatattaaaatatacttaaaaaaaaaatcaggttattTCACCTCACAATAATTCATTACACCTCACCTGCTTGCCAACATTTTTTATTGCCAGCTGTTCAGGTGTCATCTTATCTTCTTCTTCAACTGCCtgtgaaaaatacaaaaaaggtcagtgtttcagattttgtttactttttcctAGAGCCACAggattataaaaatataattcctTCTTAAAAATCAAAAGGACAGCAGTGTTTCAGAAGCATATATTAAGTCAAAAGGAAAGGCACTTCAATTGCTCAGCAAAGGTGGCACAAATCTGTTAAAATGTCAGTGCAAAAGATTAAGGGGAGTATTCATGAACAGCTTTATTGTCAGATATTTTAGATTTACTCACCAAACtatattaaagaaaaatacacTTAGAATTTATAAAATGTTACACAAGGGTAGAATTTTGCACCTAATAATCACATCAACAGCtagataaaacaggttaaaatataATGTTCAAAGTATAGCATTAACCTTGTTGTTTCTAAGGGAAATTTGATTTTTTATTATGAATTTTTGTATTCTAGTTTAAGTAACTTCTATATATttctttaaatagatttttttgtatgtaaagttCCTTGTTTATTTATGTTTAATGTTAATAAAATATTCAAGTTTAGTATTTTGGGACTTCCAATAAGCAAgttaaaaattgtattaaaaatcttttttaaaagtcttaCAGTACATTTTCCTAGTAAGCATCTACATAAGTAGAGCAAGTCTCAATCATTCTTTTATTTAGGAATGTCATAATTACATGTTACGAATAagtgtgggcctgattcttcactccaTTACATTGGCATAAAAACTATCAGGCTGTATATATTTAAAGAGTTCCAAGTACACACTATAATGGaagtatatattttttgaaaTCTTTGATCTAGTGGTCTTTGACCGCAGCAATGAAATGAGAAATCAAATTAAATCCAAAATATTCTGAATTAAAGCTCAACTACAGGAACTCAAGACCCATCCACTTCAAATAGTTAAATACAGTCAATGGGACAGATTACACACATCCTTAAAGTACGAACAATGTCCTTAAAGTATGAACAATGGTTAATCTTTAATTGGTTAGCAATCAGGAACTCCATGCTCACAAAACTTTGGTCTATAATTATAGCCAGAGTTATACCTTATTTGCCAAATCCACTGAAGTCCCTTAAAAGTTACTCTACTAAATACATACAATACAAAACATGTACATTCCCATATTGTGCCCAAAAGAGAGTGTTAAAATATTAGTGATCACTGAAGCCTCAAAAGTTATTCACTTTCAATTATTCAGTGTTCTTGTTAGCGTTTATTTTCTACGACATTACCATGAGCGAATGCAAAGAGATCTGTAATCAACTTCTTATCCAATGAAGTTTGCTAGTGTCAATTATTTCATAAGAGCAATTTCAACTTTATTGTTGGACGTGAATACCTTGTTATAATTCTTAGCTAACTCCAGCATCTCTTTCACTACTGTTTCATTGAGTTTGCAATGTTCACTATAGTCCTGAAGTGTCAAACCTTCCATCCAACTCTTCTTATGCAAATTTAGCAACATCTGCAAAATAAAGTCATACAGTTTAACATCTACATCAGAACATAAATTTCCAGCTCTATAAAAGTCCACTTGATACAGAAAGTTAATTTACTACACGTACTTATAGATTCAATAAGATTAGAAATGTTCCAAAAGCATTTTTGATCTTGAACAGTTAGAATATAAGTGTACACAGGAGCAGCTTCTAACTGGTGTCTATACTCAACATCACTGGATTCTGTAGTATTTTGGTACATCAGACTAGGAATTTTGCAGcagttcttttaaaattaaaatctttttaaatgaAGTATGAAAATTAATAATACACAATCAGTGCAGTAGCTTgtcttatttaatttttataataCATCTATTTTACATTGTCCCAGATTTTCAGTTTGTTGTAGGTTTTGGTATTGACAATGCATAACTGCATTATAGAAGTAGTCAGAAGAAAGGAGGCTGTTTTAACAGCTAGGTAGAGGACCTATGAAGCTTTTGGCCTCTAGGCACACTTGGGAGGAAGTTTGGTGTTGCGGACTAAGCATATTAGGTATATATTCTGCACTCACGATCCCTGTATTGGAGGACAGTAGGCTGCTGTAGTTGAGATGGACTTTACTAGCAACCAAACCAAGTCATGATAATGTCTTTTATAAAACAAATCGTCCCAAAAAAATGAATGACAGGAATACATGGACTTTTTGCATTTTCCCACATCTTAGCATATCTCCATGTAGCCATCTTCTTAGGTTTCAAGATAACTTGTTGCACCTTAAAAGAGCATTCAGGTTCCACATCTAATAGGATGCCAAGATCCATTCTGTAAGATTAAGTAAGTTTGGGTCTGGTTTTGACGCAATGCCCAGAAGATCCAGGCATTTAAACTGATAAGCCTAAGCAGGTACTATGAGAATTATCTGAGCCTTGTTTTACTTTTCTGAAAACCTGATGGAGCAGAGGAATTGGAGGAAAGGCATTCCAGTACACAAAGAATGCCTGTATCAGGGATCCACTGCCCCTCGCAAATCAGTACAGGAGGTATCTGGTGTTCTAAGCAAATAGATCCATTTTGTCCCAACTTCTTCAATATGGGGTTTACTGCTGAAGTCTTGAAGACCCTTTATTTTAACTTTAATGCCTGAAATTCATATCTGCAAAGGAGTtgcttttccatgccaggtgGCCATGGAATGAAATGATGAGTCATGAATCATTCCCACAGAACCCTCACTTTGGAAGACAGCTAAAGGAAAGAGACTCACCACTACAACAATTGAGGTCTTTGGCTGGAATGTCTGTCAGGATTTGTACTATTAAGTCCTTAGTGACTAGAAAGCTTTTCATAGTAGCCAAACTACTCTGAAAACTTTTGCTTTGCTGTGAAGTCTAGATTAACCAGGCTTCCACAGATCTTAAACTCTGCAATAGTGTAGATGCACTCCCCAACCAGGCTTGGAATATTTACACCTTTCACTACAAATGGAGATGGCTTGATAAGAGACAAAAGTGGACATTATAGACAACCATATGCAGGATTTTGGAATGAGTGGCTACCTTATCAGAGACTTGTGAAGATTAGTTAAAGCACTAAGAATTATTATTTACTTGCTCAGACAAGTTCAGGTACGCTTGCAGACTGACAGTTTCTAATATGTAATTGATACTTAGTCAAGGTTGCAGAGGTCTCATTCTCAGCCTACCAAGCAAAGTTATTTATGTACAGGAAACCCTTAGATCAAAGATATTTGAACTTTAGGAAGTTTGATCCTATTGCATGGTTGTATTGTAAAGTCTTTTGAATGTCCATAAACATGTCACAAGGCTAAAAAGATAATCACCCCTGAAGAATCTAGAATTGCTTTTCTGAAAGTATGCCTTTGCATCAGGATGAAGATAGATTAGACTACCCAAAAGGGAGATACCTATTGTGGGAATCTGGTTCTGTTGGACCCGTCATCCAAATTCAGGAAAACAAACACATTGAGCCCTTGAAAGTGTGATTCTGCTCTGAAAAAGGAACGTTAGGCacttaagtacctttgtggatctgggctaaatcccagttttaggcatCACTGCAATCCACAACACCTCCACTAGGCCGCCACCTAATCCTATAGGCAGCTATACTCACTCAACACCTaattttttgctgtaaaagtatCCATGGTGCCTAAATTTCTCTCTCTTGGCATGTGCACTGCTCTCTCACTCTAGGTGTCtggatgcctatctcccacctaTGCAACCCACAAATGGGGGAAAAAGAGAGGCAGAGGAGACTATCTTGcccacataaataaataaatggagatatcctatctcctagaactggaagggaccttgaaaggtcatcgagtccagccccctgctttcactagcaggaccaagtactgatttttgccccagatccctaagtggccccctcaaggattgaactcacaaccctgggtttagcaggccaatgcacaagccactgagctatctctccttccctccctccccacagggcctgatccagttggTGTGCTCAGATGCTCCTTCCGGAGCAGGTCAAGGCTGCTGGACGAGGTGGTGGTGTCCACTTTATGCCTTTtatccagtggttaaagcactcaagttggaagttgaaaaaaaaaaaaaaaatctttttaactaAGCAAATTTGACATAGAATTCACTGACACTCAATGGGCATGAAACTGCACAATGCCACTGCTCCAGAGCAAAATAAGTTAAGCAGGCCACTACTACTACTAGATATTTGGAGAAGACTTGAGGAGCTCTATCCAGACCAACTGAAAGCACCTTGTACTGGAAGCTATTACAGCCTATGCACACTTGAGATACTTTTGATGTATCGCTCTGTAACTTGGAAGTAGGTTTCCCCAAAATCAAGAGCCTCAACTTATTCCTGCAAATCTATAGCAGGTATAACGGCTGCCAGAGTCACCATCCAAGACTTGAAACGTATGGTAATCCTGTTCTGTTTTCTCAAGCACAAAACAGAATGAAGGTATTTTAGGATTAAATACAACTTTAAAGTATGACAAATGTAGATactatagaccaggggtgggcaaactttttggcccaagggctacatctgggtggggaaattgcatgcagggccatgaatgtagggctggggcagggtgttggggtgcgggaggaagtGCAGGGCGTGGGAGGAGGtgcacagtgtgggagggggctcagggcaggggttggggcagaggagtggtgcggagtgcgggggggggctcagggcagggggttggggtgcaggagtggtgcGGGCTCCGGCaccacttacctggagcagctctgggATGGCAGCGGcacgcactggggccagggcaggctccctgcctgccctggccccgctccaggaagcggctggcaccacgtccctgtggtccctgggggaggaggggcagagggctacACGTGCTGCCgtcgcctgtgggtacctcccccgaagctcccattggccgcagttcccaaccaatgggcacatccctgtggcacctgggggagaggggacggaTGTGGTGCTGGCTCTTTCTGGGAGTGGCGCAGGGCTCGCGGcgccatgggggtggcaatcccgcgggctgaATCCAAAAccctgaggggctggatctgacccgtgggccgtagtttgcctacccctgctatagacaaAAACCGCTATCAAGTTATCTGTGTAtgagatagattttttttctagataCTTTTCAGATCCTTCTGGAGGAGATGTAGTTTGCTCAAGAGAGTTCAGCCTAGGCTCACTTTGTGCTTTAACACACCCATAACATGACATGGAGAAAAAAGTGACAGGGAATCATAGCTCAAGATATCAGAACTTAAAATTCAAATTACAAAACTGCAACATACCACAGGTCAGTTTAAACAGTTTGTAAAGTGGTTTCTTTTACTTAAAATAGAAATATATATGCAACCCCCCCTTACCTTCTGTTCTAGTTCATTCTTCCTATAGTTGATGGTAATGGAGTAATAatgtctgttcagtccatgaatTAGAGCCTATaaaagtttgtggaaaaatatgtAACTAAAGTTACTATCATagatatgaaaaatatttgtaaGAAAGTGACTATTTAAAGCAGTCAACTTGAAATAGTTTTGAAAACATGTTATAGGTAGCGTCAACCACTATACCGGCTCCTAACAATCCTTATTTTCCTATTTTACAAAAAATGTTGCTCTCTCCTCCATTTCCACGTGAAAGGTTCATACAAACAGGGAAAAAGTATAACTATTTGTAAACTGCTGACAAATTCAGAAAACGAACAAAAAAAATTTATTTTCTCTCCAATCTCTTGTTTATGGTAAAACTTAAGTCGTACTTGAAACAGGAGGTAAACATTTTTCAGACACGGGTGTGATTCTTATGTTGATACAATGTACATTTTAAGGCATGGCTTGGATTAAGATGCAGTTTCTAGAAACAATTTATGTATGAATATAACAAGTCCATGTCAGTTGTTTTGTTCTCACAATGTAAAAAAGATATGAAAAATTACACCATGCAACATTTAAGAAATAGAGAAATATTTGATATTCCAAATTATATTTTGATGATTTCACCTATTTATTGAGGTCTATTCCTTAAAGCTATCCATGGCTAGCGCTTGTTCCACAAAATGCAAGTACAGCTTTTCATTCTCGTGCTTCAAAATCCTACCGCAATTAAAACTTAAGAGTTATCACAAAGTTGAAAACAGATGTTTTTGCATGTATTTGTATTCTATACAAAGAAATAATTAAACAGTTACATTTTACATGAACTAATTGTATGTTAACTAGTTTGCTGATTGTCAAAGAAAGATACACATTTAGCTTTACTGTAGTCAACAGAAGCTCAAAACCAAACACTTGTCTATTTATTGTTAGAGTAATTTCAGCCTTAAGTTACTGAAAAGTTCTGTAGTTTCATTtgacattctctctctcccacccccaatcgAAAAATGGTACCCTCTTGTTTTAACTCAACTGTAGATAAGGGGAGGCTTTTAAGAGGATTTAGGAGTACAAGTCCTAAATAGACTTTGACTATCTCCCCTGAAATCACTGCGCTTCTAACAGCAACAGATAATTCAACTTAGGTGTTATCTGAGCAAGGTGCAAACACTTAAAAAACCTTGCTCCATTACTACTCCCAACAATCTTGAAACTGTACTATTAGTCACCACAACAGGTTAATTGGAACCTCTAAAATGTACACCTATTTGCGGTCTATATTTTAAAGACATTGTTCCTTAAGTGTTTTGTTTCACTGAAAGATTAATGTGTATCATGTAATACTTAAGTCCCGTAATATTAAAGTCTTTAATAAGCTTGCCTTATGCTTCACAAAATGACTTTGATAAcatatgggggagggggcatgtgaaatcctaatcccactgaagtcaatggtcgttttgccatcaacttcaatgcAGTCAGCATTTCACTCAGGGACTTTAGAACATGTGTGTATCTACATTTGTTCTCTGTGGAAAGAATAAGTCTTAAGAACTCATATGTATACACTTAATTTCAAACtgcaatattttaatgtaataatGAAATATGTAACTGGTCATTGCTGACTTGCAATTAGTGAAAAAACGTATGTCTGAAATATGCCATGCTGCAACGACAATGATCTTAGACTGTGAGATATTACTTAACCTTTTGCAAAAAATAATGAAGCAGTATGATACTATGGGGGTTTACAAGAGAGGTCATTACATACAGCCTAAAAAAGCCCAGTAATATATTCTCTTGAAACAGGCAAGCATGGGCTTGCCTGTATCCACTCAAAAACATTAGTAGGTTATTTCATACTCATTATACTTTGCAGTTTTCACAGACTCAAAAATCAAAAGCAAAACACTTCAACCTTTTAAAACTAACTATTTTACTAGTATGAATATTTTTGctcattttttctttataaaaagtgttttaatgcataaaataataaaagctaCCAATGTGTTGAAGGTAGAGGTTTAACAATGGCTAGCTGGCATCTCCCCAAACATAGCTATCTGACAGTAAAAGTTGAAGCATATAATTTCAGTTCTACTGTGGCTACTAATATTGTCTTTCAGTAGGCCGTATTTAGCAACATACATTAGTATTACTGTTCATGTAAATAATCTTCAGAGAAGTAATTAGGCTTCTCGGTCGCAACTATTCATGCCTtttacaatacatttaaaaataaaatacatttttcttcagtGGTGAAAAAAACTAAAGTCCAGGCACAAGAATACAGACAAGGCATTAATCACTCAGGAGGATACTCTTGTTTTAGAGCAGAAGAAGCTTCCTGCAATAAAGGTTTCGCTTCACTGAAGACCAGAGTATTGGCCTGAATAGTCAACACTAGAAACCAAATAGAGTAAATATTCAAGAGAGAAATTCAATGTTTTAAACTGTATACATTCTTACAAAGATATATAAAAACATTACACTCGAGTAAAGAGGATTATGCTTGAAATGGTCAATTATACATTCAAATGATctattccattcccccccccccccacacacacttcatcAAATTACAAAGATCACCAATGTAATAACCAGAGTTGGCGATGGAATATTTGTTTAGGACACATTAAAAAGTTGAATATATATTAAGCAAAAAACATGTAGCAGTAAAGCAAGTGGAAAGAGACCATAAGGATTAATGGATAGGGCATTTTTCAATGGTTGCTTGAAGCGTAATTTATTCTTTTATCACATATAATTGGGATGCTTACAGTAGATAATAAAACACCATTTACTCATCCTGGCTATAGGAAAGCTCAAGCCTATGTTAGCAGGAGCAGTTTTAAAACTGCAATACTGAAAAAGGATACCATTCGCCCTCTCTTGTATCACTAATATGAAAAAACTAGAGTATTGTGTTCCCAAATTCACacaaaagatttattttaagttttttattttataaatctgTACTAAATCTTGACAGTATCTACTTAAATTCTGTGTTTACATCTGACTAATTTAGAGCTCAATCCTACACTCAAATTAGGAGTAGACCTATTCAAATATCAAGTTAATTTTATATGCACATTAAAATACTGCAAAGAGGGATAACATACAAATTACAGCTGTAACATTTGAAAATACTTGTCACATCATTGTGATTAAACACCACTCAATACAAAACAGAGTTTATCATCATCAAATACTGAGTTTACCTGGATAGATGGTTTGTTTAAGTGACCCAGATTTGAAGTTGTTTGTCTTGGTTCATGTCCCAAGACCATCATATTAGCATTGATCAATCTGAAGGCATCAATAACAACCTGTAAAAACAAGACGTCAAGTCAATTCTTTTTAGAAAATGCAAGCAATGGTGCCAAGCAACAGTGGACAAGGCATGATCAACTCTCATCTGTTTTTGGCCTTTTTCCAGAAAATCTTTTaattataatattaataaaaaagaacCTCCTGCTGACTGTGC encodes:
- the PSMD14 gene encoding 26S proteasome non-ATPase regulatory subunit 14, which produces MDRLLRLGGGMPGLGQGPPTDAPAVDTAEQVYISSLALLKMLKHGRAGVPMEVMGLMLGEFVDDYTVRVIDVFAMPQSGTGVSVEAVDPVFQAKMLDMLKQTGRPEMVVGWYHSHPGFGCWLSGVDINTQQSFEALSERAVAVVVDPIQSVKGKVVIDAFRLINANMMVLGHEPRQTTSNLGHLNKPSIQALIHGLNRHYYSITINYRKNELEQKMLLNLHKKSWMEGLTLQDYSEHCKLNETVVKEMLELAKNYNKAVEEEDKMTPEQLAIKNVGKQDPKRHLEEHVDVLMTSNIVQCLAAMLDTVVFK